A region of Thermococcus piezophilus DNA encodes the following proteins:
- a CDS encoding phosphohydrolase: MEGVTYAALLHDLGQYPFSHTLEVLYPWHEENPTWFLKNGEIREAIEEAYSIRKFLLFLKHPIVSGDIDADRMDYLVRDAYYTGVAYGLVDLDRLIRNLRYDGEKLIIGQKGDMAAQSLLLARSMMYPTVYQHHVSRIASAMLIKAVELERIREKEVATMDEVDLIALLRGSERDEVKELVKAIDNRRLYKRVVYTNKELKNVEELKKALEDEFGHLAIFDYPPKPKFEEKNAFVEGDQRLSNVSPLVRSLVELKDTHWRWGVYAREDVREEVRQFLIDFLG, translated from the coding sequence ATGGAGGGTGTAACCTACGCGGCTTTGCTTCATGACCTCGGGCAGTATCCTTTCTCCCATACGCTGGAGGTCCTTTATCCGTGGCACGAGGAGAACCCCACATGGTTCCTCAAAAACGGCGAGATTAGGGAGGCAATAGAGGAAGCCTACTCGATTAGGAAGTTCCTGCTGTTTCTGAAGCACCCGATAGTGAGTGGGGACATAGACGCCGACAGGATGGACTACCTCGTGAGGGATGCCTACTACACCGGCGTTGCATATGGACTCGTCGACCTCGACAGGCTTATAAGAAACCTCCGCTACGACGGCGAAAAGCTCATCATCGGGCAAAAGGGGGATATGGCCGCTCAGTCGCTGCTCCTCGCGAGGAGCATGATGTATCCGACCGTCTACCAGCACCATGTTTCCAGGATAGCGTCGGCGATGCTCATCAAGGCAGTCGAGCTTGAGAGAATACGTGAGAAAGAGGTCGCCACCATGGACGAGGTCGATTTAATTGCTCTCCTTAGGGGAAGCGAGCGCGATGAGGTCAAAGAGCTTGTGAAGGCCATCGATAATAGGAGGCTCTATAAACGCGTAGTTTACACAAACAAAGAGCTCAAGAATGTCGAGGAGCTTAAAAAGGCCCTTGAAGATGAGTTCGGCCACTTAGCTATTTTTGACTACCCACCGAAGCCAAAGTTCGAGGAGAAGAACGCATTCGTTGAGGGAGACCAGAGGTTAAGCAATGTTTCCCCTCTCGTCAGGAGCCTGGTAGAGCTCAAGGATACGCACTGGCGCTGGGGGGTTTACGCAAGGGAGGACGTCAGGGAAGAGGTCAGGCAATTCTTAATAGACTTCCTTGGCTGA
- a CDS encoding ATP-binding cassette domain-containing protein, with amino-acid sequence MTLVEAKELRKIFGSIRALDGVTVEISEGITLILGSNGGEKSTFLKLATGVYRPTSEEIKVFGENPWNNWRVKKRFGVAYDPPAFPQFTTGREWLTLFAESKGFGEDEVERVVELFEVKPFIDKRINCYSSGMLKRLSLAQAFIGEPELVFLDEPLANIDFDSMERVIEIIDGMRKTNFVKISHIWEPLMPIVDWVIVIGNVRLILNGKADEVQEDVEKLFKPRIARKKGAQKSPPGRRVDKLQAEVNHLKWKPLPPISRHQIYINFSSWRV; translated from the coding sequence ATGACGCTGGTAGAGGCGAAAGAACTTAGGAAAATCTTCGGAAGCATAAGGGCGCTCGACGGCGTAACGGTTGAGATTTCCGAAGGGATAACCCTCATCCTCGGCTCCAACGGCGGCGAAAAGAGCACCTTCCTCAAGCTGGCAACGGGGGTATACAGGCCAACCTCAGAGGAGATAAAGGTCTTTGGCGAGAACCCTTGGAACAACTGGAGGGTCAAGAAACGCTTTGGCGTTGCCTACGATCCACCTGCTTTTCCCCAGTTCACAACGGGCAGGGAGTGGCTCACCCTCTTCGCCGAGAGCAAAGGCTTTGGAGAGGATGAAGTGGAGAGGGTTGTGGAGCTGTTTGAGGTCAAGCCCTTCATAGATAAAAGGATAAACTGCTACTCCTCGGGGATGTTGAAGCGCCTATCGCTCGCTCAGGCCTTCATTGGGGAGCCGGAGCTGGTATTCCTCGATGAGCCTTTGGCGAACATAGACTTCGACAGCATGGAGAGGGTCATTGAGATAATCGACGGCATGAGAAAGACGAACTTCGTGAAGATAAGCCACATCTGGGAGCCGCTGATGCCCATAGTCGACTGGGTAATTGTCATCGGCAACGTGAGGCTCATCCTGAACGGAAAGGCTGATGAGGTGCAGGAGGATGTTGAGAAGCTGTTTAAACCACGTATAGCAAGGAAGAAGGGGGCTCAAAAGAGCCCCCCGGGCAGGAGGGTCGACAAACTCCAAGCGGAGGTGAACCATCTGAAGTGGAAGCCCCTGCCACCTATTAGTCGGCACCAGATTTATATAAACTTTTCCTCATGGAGGGTGTAA